The sequence below is a genomic window from Caldanaerobius fijiensis DSM 17918.
TATGCAGAGCGTTTACAATTACCATCATTTAAACATCCTTTAGGAACTGATTACGCAGGCAGAGATACATTGTCTCAATTTGTACATGGTTCTAGAAATGTATTATTAGTAGCTTTCTTAGCAGCTTTTTTTACACTTATTATAGCATTTATAATTGGTACAATATCTGGTACATTAGGAGGAACAGTGGATGCAGTATTAATGTTGATAACTAATGTAGTTTTAACAGTTCCTAGCTTCCCTATAATGATGGTACTTTCTATGGTAGCCAAAATTAGTGACCCAATTACGTTTGGCTTATTGTTGAGCATCTGGTCGTGGGCAGGTTTGGCGCGAGCTATTAGGTCACAGATTCTATCTTTAAAGAATCGCGATTTTATAGAAGCGAGTAAAATATTGGACATGGGATTAATACACATCATATTTAAGGAGATGTTACCCAACATGGTTTCATATATAGCCATAAACTTTATTATGATGATGAGAGGTGCTATAACGGCCAGCGTTGGTTTGATGGTACTGGGTTTAGTTCCTTTCCAGGCTTCTCACTGGGGGATGATGTTGAATATGGCAGTTACGACGACGGGTGCCATATATGGCTCAAGTGCTATAATATACTTTTTGGTTCCCGTGTTAGCAATTATGTTTTTCCAAATGGGCTGCTTGTTTTTTGCCAATGGACTT
It includes:
- a CDS encoding ABC transporter permease, producing the protein MASIVNIWIVLKKNKRAFIGMIILLIFLFLALVGPYIIPPATQTNYAERLQLPSFKHPLGTDYAGRDTLSQFVHGSRNVLLVAFLAAFFTLIIAFIIGTISGTLGGTVDAVLMLITNVVLTVPSFPIMMVLSMVAKISDPITFGLLLSIWSWAGLARAIRSQILSLKNRDFIEASKILDMGLIHIIFKEMLPNMVSYIAINFIMMMRGAITASVGLMVLGLVPFQASHWGMMLNMAVTTTGAIYGSSAIIYFLVPVLAIMFFQMGCLFFANGLDEALNPRLRGR